A segment of the Echinicola strongylocentroti genome:
GCTTTTGTGGTATTGGGGATTTGTGGAAAATGATCAATACCATGGAGGAAACCATGCCGTACAGCGATTGTGCAGGGACTTGCCTTCCACTCTCAAAACGGCAATTGACGGGGATGGATGGGGGTATGCCCTCCCACAAAGGGATTTGTACGATGCCTTCGAAGAGGGAGACCCCAGAAGAAAATATACCATTTTTGCGCCAGGGGATGATTATAAAGTATACCCAGGAGAAGATTTTGCATACACACATCAGCGATTGGATGAAAACGGAGACACGTTAAGGTGGGATGTGGTTTATTCGGCAGGTGATATGGTGGAGTATGATTATCGTTGGTCTCCATCGGGCATGAATGTCCGAAAGATGACCAGAACAGTGATCAATCTTGCCAATGTACGCTGGTCCGGCCAGGATGTCCCAGTAATGAGGATGTCAGAGCTGTACTTGATATTGGCAGAAGCGCTGGCTGAGCAAGGTAATACAGAGGCTTATACTTGGGTAAACAAGGTAAGGGCCCGGCCATCAGTGGACATGGCGCCGATAAACAGTGGTGATTTAGTAGAAGTGGTCCGTCATGAAAGAAGGGTAGAACTTGCTTTTGAAGGTTTGCGCCTTTTTGACCTGATCAGATGGGGGGAAATTGAAAATGTTTTTGGGGATGGAATGAAGGTTAAACGGCATTTTTATTCGGACTTTATGCCTAATAATTCCCTTCTTAAATATGATCAGCCTATTGGCAGATTGAATTTGGACCCTCTTTTCCCTCTTCCTCAAGAAGAGATCGATAATAATCTCAATATCAATTCAAATAATCCAGGTTGGTAAATGCTCATGGTTAGACAGTTGATGGGGGCAGGAGCTTGGCTGCTGTCCCTTTATCAACTGGAAGATCAAAACGCCATATTATGGGGTGAATGGAAAAGCTATGGCCTTACCAGAAAACGATTGGACTTGATAATAAATTAACCTAACCCAAAATTCCATGTATGTATCTAGACAAGTATATTCTTTTATTTATTTGATGTTGTGTGTGGTCTTGGGCCATACCCAGGTAGTTATGGCCAGTGTAATTCAGGTGAATCCTGGAGATGATGTGGCAACTATTATTCAAAATGCCAACGGGGGAGACGATCTGGTATTCAGTCCCGGTACCTATGACAAGGTGCTTATCGAAAACCGACAATTTACAGAGAATGCTCCTTTGGTCATTAAGTCGGACGGTACCGGTGAGGTGGTTTTCGAGACGGTGACCAATACCGGAACGGCTTTCAAAATAGCTAATAGTAGTTATGTGGTCGTTCAGGGAGTCTTTATCAAGGGAGGATTAAACAGTGTAGTGATTGAAGCAAGCGACCATATTGTGGTGATGGATTGTGATATTAGTCAACCCGGACAGGCAGGGATTCATGTGCACCTAAGCTCCACTTATGTTGATATTAAAAACAACCATATATACGAAACCGGAAAAAGAAACCCACAATGGGGAGAAGGGATTTATGTGGGTACAGGGAGTTATTACAGTGCGACTTTTCCGGATAATTGTGAACATATCTGGATAGAAGGGAATGAGCTTCACGAATGCGGTTATGGAGAAGCCATCAATGTAAAAGGGGAAAGCTTTCATGTAACCGTGAGGGACAATGTGGTATATGATATTGCTCCAGGTACGGCCACACAGTATAATCAAGCGGCAATTACATTGGAGGCGGCGTCGATTTCCATAGATGAGAACTATCGTTTATCAGAGTGGAGGGATACTTGGGTAGAAGACAATGTGATTTATAATGTTTCGGGCGGTTATGAAGAACGTAGCTCGGATAATGGGATCATGTTCGGTGGGTCGGGATGCTACATCATTGGCAATACGGTCCATAATTGCGATGAAGTGGGGATTTTGGGAAATGCTTGGAAAAGCCTCGGATTCGATACCTATGTGTTCGATAATGTGACTTTTGACAATGGAACAAATTCGAGATATAGCAGTGGGTTGAACATTCTCAACCAAGACCCAGGGCCCAATCCCAATTTACCACAAACTTGGTATACTCCTGACACGGTAAACGTGGACACGGTCATATTGGATCTTTCTTCGGTGTTGATGGAAGTCGGTGAAAATCAGCAGCTTGTAGACCAAGTAATGCCGCTGATGGCCAGTGACCGTTCAGTTACATGGAGTTCTTCCAATACCAATGTGGTGACTGTAGACGAAAATGGACTGCTCCGGGCAATGGGGCTGGGACAGGCCCTTATTTCGGTCGTAACATCAGATGGAAATAAAACGGCCACCTGTTCTGTAATCGTCAATGACGGAGCCCAGGCCTTGGGAAATACGGATATCTATCCATTGATCAGCACGGCAAGTAACAGAAGTGCTGTTCCAGTGGAGGTAACACAGCCAGGTACCATCAATGAAATTTCTATTTATCATGAAGGTGGAAGTGGGAATATGGTTTTGGGGGTGTATGAAGGTGAAACGGCTCCTGCGGATTTATTGGAAAAAACAACTATTACAGCTGTCAATGCAGCTGCAGGCTGGCAGCAGGTTTTACTGGATAGCACGATAGAGGTGGTCTTAGGGCAAAAGATATGGCTGGCTTGGAGTTTTGAAAACAATCCCGGAATCCGGTATCAATCGGGAAGCCCAGGGGTAAACAAATCCTCAGAGGGCTGGGAGAATGGTTTGCCCACATTATTTGGAGCAGCTACCGAAGAAGGTAAGGTCTTTTCCATTTTTGCCTCTTTGGATCCTGAAAATATAGCTCCTAGTATAGAACTGACAAATCCATCAGCGGGAAATATAGAAATTAACCCAGGTTTGGCCCTAGTAGAATTATTGGCTTCTGCCAATGATCCGGATGGGGAGGTGGCACAAGTAGACTTTTTCGTGGATGGAAATTTAGTGGGGAGTGCTAATAGTTCGCCTTTTACCGTGGATTGGGCAAATGTTACCGCAGGTAATTATGCACTTAGCGCAACAGCGCAAGATAATGAAGGAGCACTTGCTTACTCAGATACCACCCTCGTTACCATCACCGAGAAAGATTTGGTACCGGGCACAGTAGGTATTACGGACGTGCTGGGAACCAATACGACCAATAATAAGAGAAGGGCCCAGCCTTTTGTGATGCCTGAGGATGGAAGGATAGAAAGTATGTCCATGTACCATAATGCAGGCAGTGACGGGATGATTTTGGCCATATATAATGGCACCACAGCTCCAGATAGTTTGTTGGCCACTACTCCGGTGACCCCAGTGGACAATGTGGAAGGTTGGCAGACTATTGGTCTTTTGGACAGTTTGGAAGTCAGTGCTGGAGAAACGGTGTGGTTGGCTTGGCTGTATGAAAGCAATCCTGGCATTCGATATGAAAAGGGAAGTCCAGGGAGATTTGATTCCAATATAGCTTGGATAGGAGGAATGCCTACTTTATTTGGGGGAGGAACTCAGGGTACGGCCATGTATTCCCTTTATGCTTCTTATGTACTTACTTCATCTCCTAATGTCAGTTTAAGTAGTCCGGTTGATGAGAGTACTTATGCCGCTCCGGCAGATATTGAACTCACCGCCCAAGTGCTGAATATGGATAAATTGTCACAGGTGACCTTTTACCATGATAGTA
Coding sequences within it:
- a CDS encoding RagB/SusD family nutrient uptake outer membrane protein — translated: MNSIKNIKNIVRLLSLVTFISSCSEEDFLDRYPLDRPNSENFFVGAESARAAVNACYDPWHRGNANMLYRDLTIHLDALTDDSYWRPVRAASVALEQWNINPTHENVSSWWRYPYECINAANYALANIPNSTDESFTAEQQAPYLGEAAFYRAYSYQFLTLLYGDIPLYLELADSYEDFHLPRTSKEKVLEQVIADFTFATENLKETPIYPGAPSKPVAAAMLAKAYLIVEDWANAETAAREAIEIAEGAGKHLMDDFEAIWALENEGDSNPELLWYWGFVENDQYHGGNHAVQRLCRDLPSTLKTAIDGDGWGYALPQRDLYDAFEEGDPRRKYTIFAPGDDYKVYPGEDFAYTHQRLDENGDTLRWDVVYSAGDMVEYDYRWSPSGMNVRKMTRTVINLANVRWSGQDVPVMRMSELYLILAEALAEQGNTEAYTWVNKVRARPSVDMAPINSGDLVEVVRHERRVELAFEGLRLFDLIRWGEIENVFGDGMKVKRHFYSDFMPNNSLLKYDQPIGRLNLDPLFPLPQEEIDNNLNINSNNPGW
- a CDS encoding Ig-like domain-containing protein, which gives rise to MYVSRQVYSFIYLMLCVVLGHTQVVMASVIQVNPGDDVATIIQNANGGDDLVFSPGTYDKVLIENRQFTENAPLVIKSDGTGEVVFETVTNTGTAFKIANSSYVVVQGVFIKGGLNSVVIEASDHIVVMDCDISQPGQAGIHVHLSSTYVDIKNNHIYETGKRNPQWGEGIYVGTGSYYSATFPDNCEHIWIEGNELHECGYGEAINVKGESFHVTVRDNVVYDIAPGTATQYNQAAITLEAASISIDENYRLSEWRDTWVEDNVIYNVSGGYEERSSDNGIMFGGSGCYIIGNTVHNCDEVGILGNAWKSLGFDTYVFDNVTFDNGTNSRYSSGLNILNQDPGPNPNLPQTWYTPDTVNVDTVILDLSSVLMEVGENQQLVDQVMPLMASDRSVTWSSSNTNVVTVDENGLLRAMGLGQALISVVTSDGNKTATCSVIVNDGAQALGNTDIYPLISTASNRSAVPVEVTQPGTINEISIYHEGGSGNMVLGVYEGETAPADLLEKTTITAVNAAAGWQQVLLDSTIEVVLGQKIWLAWSFENNPGIRYQSGSPGVNKSSEGWENGLPTLFGAATEEGKVFSIFASLDPENIAPSIELTNPSAGNIEINPGLALVELLASANDPDGEVAQVDFFVDGNLVGSANSSPFTVDWANVTAGNYALSATAQDNEGALAYSDTTLVTITEKDLVPGTVGITDVLGTNTTNNKRRAQPFVMPEDGRIESMSMYHNAGSDGMILAIYNGTTAPDSLLATTPVTPVDNVEGWQTIGLLDSLEVSAGETVWLAWLYESNPGIRYEKGSPGRFDSNIAWIGGMPTLFGGGTQGTAMYSLYASYVLTSSPNVSLSSPVDESTYAAPADIELTAQVLNMDKLSQVTFYHDSIPIQTVYDAPYTFTWNDVAAGVYNVYASALDSSSNEIFSTPISFTVESPDSLLQTVGITNRLSSATNNANRRAVPYTMPEDGKIESVTMYHRAGSGHMLLAVYEGDSVPTNRIAMTPLTSVNNEDGWQEVYLESSVHVAAGETVWLAWVYEQPTNIYFETGTPGRFDSGQKWENGMPAVFGSGNSGNAIYSIYASYIADGEVEENEGINEKNKPKNKKDKNKKPKKPKVKVYPNPFDQEVTIGYEIWEPANVVLVIHDLNGNEIARMDQGMVEDGHHKIEWNLTGITINPKKMFVYHLMINTESDDHLMIGKLKVK